A stretch of the Haloarcula ordinaria genome encodes the following:
- the proS gene encoding proline--tRNA ligase, protein MSGEQELGITESKEHSPGEWYAEVVQKAGLADYAPMGGFIVTRPRGYAIWERLQDHLDGWFKDTGVTNAYFPMFIPESYLEREKDIVEGFDPEVAWVTHGGHEELEERLAVRPTSESIIAPFMAQWTRSHRDLPLRLNQWCSVVRWEATETKPFFRTKEFLWQEGHTAHADMDGAWDETMTRLGQYRRLYEDVLAMPVMEGRKPPHDKFPGAHTTTTVEALMPDGKTVQGATSHYLGTSFAEAFDITYVDEDEDETVAHTTSWGLSWRAMGALIMTHSDDQGLVLPPALAETQVVVVPIWQEDTKDEILEYSADLAAELEEAGIRVELDDREHRNPGFKYNEHELNGIPLRIEVGPHEVEDGEATLVHRPDGENATVDREAIADTVADHLDTVHAKLYASAEDTLEGEIREAESREEILGTIGQHGGYVKAGWCGDEACEDPIKEAIAAEIVMVPLDRDEEPIHDECAICGEDAEETAYFAKSY, encoded by the coding sequence ATGAGCGGCGAGCAGGAACTCGGTATCACGGAGAGCAAGGAGCATTCACCCGGCGAGTGGTACGCCGAGGTCGTCCAGAAGGCCGGCCTGGCGGACTACGCCCCCATGGGCGGGTTCATCGTCACGCGCCCTCGGGGCTACGCCATCTGGGAGCGGCTGCAGGACCACCTCGACGGCTGGTTCAAGGACACCGGCGTCACGAACGCCTACTTCCCGATGTTCATCCCCGAGTCGTACCTCGAACGGGAGAAGGACATCGTCGAGGGGTTCGACCCCGAGGTGGCGTGGGTCACTCACGGCGGCCACGAGGAACTCGAAGAGCGGCTGGCGGTCCGCCCCACCAGCGAGTCCATCATCGCACCGTTCATGGCGCAGTGGACCCGTTCGCACCGCGACCTGCCGCTGCGACTGAACCAGTGGTGTTCGGTCGTCCGGTGGGAGGCCACAGAGACCAAGCCGTTCTTCCGCACGAAGGAGTTCCTCTGGCAGGAGGGCCACACCGCCCACGCGGACATGGACGGGGCGTGGGACGAGACGATGACCCGCCTGGGCCAGTACCGGCGACTCTACGAGGACGTCCTGGCGATGCCGGTTATGGAGGGTCGCAAGCCCCCCCACGACAAGTTCCCCGGCGCACACACGACGACGACCGTCGAGGCGCTGATGCCCGACGGCAAGACCGTCCAGGGGGCGACGTCGCACTACCTGGGGACCTCCTTCGCCGAGGCGTTCGACATCACCTACGTCGACGAGGACGAGGACGAGACGGTCGCGCACACGACCTCCTGGGGGCTCTCCTGGCGGGCGATGGGTGCGCTCATCATGACCCACTCCGACGACCAGGGGCTCGTCTTACCCCCGGCGCTCGCCGAGACGCAGGTCGTCGTCGTCCCCATCTGGCAGGAGGACACCAAAGACGAGATTCTCGAGTACTCGGCGGACCTCGCTGCGGAACTGGAGGAAGCCGGTATCCGCGTCGAACTCGACGACCGCGAGCACCGCAATCCCGGCTTCAAGTACAACGAACACGAGCTCAACGGGATTCCGCTGCGCATCGAGGTCGGCCCCCACGAGGTCGAGGATGGGGAGGCCACACTGGTCCACCGACCCGACGGCGAGAACGCCACCGTCGACCGCGAGGCTATCGCCGACACCGTCGCCGACCACCTCGACACCGTCCACGCCAAACTGTACGCGAGTGCGGAAGATACCCTCGAAGGAGAGATTCGAGAGGCGGAGTCCCGCGAGGAGATTCTGGGCACCATCGGCCAGCACGGCGGCTACGTGAAAGCCGGCTGGTGCGGCGACGAGGCCTGTGAGGACCCCATCAAGGAGGCCATCGCTGCCGAAATCGTGATGGTTCCGCTGGACCGTGACGAAGAGCCCATCCACGACGAGTGTGCCATCTGTGGCGAGGACGCAGAAGAGACGGCGTACTTCGCGAAGAGCTACTGA
- a CDS encoding ester cyclase, translating into MAAVDSGSATGQSDEALVEAFLTAFVGGDAEAVADLVTEDCVLHEPRWPITRTGRSAIVDATGDNEGTFTDLDIRVERSVSADGEIAAYVTASGRNVGPVRMKGREIAPTGRPFEVPQFGHYRIEDGRIAEAWILADALGIVEQLDNFPKGPGKLLGIALRQVRWRLGSREYLD; encoded by the coding sequence ATGGCAGCAGTAGACAGTGGGTCAGCGACCGGACAGTCCGACGAAGCGCTCGTCGAGGCGTTCCTGACGGCGTTCGTCGGCGGTGACGCCGAAGCGGTCGCCGACCTCGTGACCGAGGACTGTGTCCTCCACGAGCCACGGTGGCCAATAACGCGGACGGGCCGGTCGGCAATCGTCGACGCGACCGGAGACAACGAGGGGACGTTCACCGACCTCGACATCCGGGTCGAACGGTCGGTGAGCGCCGACGGCGAAATCGCGGCGTACGTCACGGCCAGCGGGCGGAACGTCGGCCCGGTTCGGATGAAAGGCCGCGAGATTGCCCCGACCGGGCGGCCCTTCGAGGTTCCCCAGTTCGGCCACTACCGCATCGAGGACGGCCGCATCGCCGAGGCGTGGATACTCGCCGACGCGCTCGGTATCGTCGAACAGCTCGACAACTTCCCGAAGGGGCCGGGCAAGCTCCTCGGTATCGCCCTCCGACAGGTCCGGTGGCGACTCGGCAGCCGCGAGTACCTCGACTGA
- a CDS encoding NAD-dependent epimerase/dehydratase family protein: MERALVVGGTRFIGRHTVAEFLDADYDVTILNRGRHENPFADDPAVDHVEGDRRDRETLEAARRRVDPDVVVDCVAYFPKDVRVATDVFADVDAYVYVSSGAAYGAERVPKREGDTALASCTDEQATTDSRETYGPRKAEGDRAVFAAAADGVRAMSVRPTVVYGPYDYTERFAYWVDRVQSFDRVVVPGDGLSLWQMAYVEDVASALRVVAESGTAGEAYNVGDEHAPTLGQWVDLLAATCGTSVETVGASERDLARAGLAPEDFPVYRDPPHLLSVAKLRDLGWSSTDHETALDRTVAEHRENDRTGREYGPDRAIERDVLDALAE, from the coding sequence ATGGAGCGTGCCCTCGTCGTCGGCGGGACCCGGTTCATCGGCCGGCACACCGTCGCGGAGTTCCTGGACGCAGACTACGACGTGACGATACTCAATCGCGGCCGCCACGAGAACCCGTTCGCTGACGACCCCGCTGTCGACCACGTGGAGGGCGACCGTCGCGACCGTGAGACGCTCGAAGCCGCCCGTCGTCGAGTCGACCCCGACGTCGTCGTCGACTGCGTGGCGTACTTTCCGAAGGACGTGCGGGTCGCCACCGACGTCTTCGCCGACGTCGACGCCTACGTCTATGTCTCCAGTGGCGCAGCGTACGGCGCAGAACGGGTACCTAAACGCGAGGGCGACACGGCGCTCGCGTCCTGTACCGACGAGCAGGCGACGACCGACAGCCGCGAGACCTACGGTCCCCGCAAAGCCGAGGGCGACAGGGCGGTCTTTGCGGCCGCGGCCGACGGCGTGCGGGCGATGAGCGTCCGTCCGACCGTCGTCTACGGGCCGTACGACTACACCGAGCGCTTCGCCTACTGGGTCGACCGGGTGCAGTCGTTCGACCGCGTCGTCGTCCCCGGCGACGGCCTGAGCCTCTGGCAGATGGCCTACGTCGAGGACGTCGCCAGCGCCCTGCGCGTCGTCGCCGAGTCGGGGACGGCCGGCGAGGCGTACAACGTGGGCGACGAGCACGCCCCGACGCTCGGCCAGTGGGTCGACCTGCTCGCGGCGACCTGCGGGACGAGCGTCGAGACCGTCGGCGCCAGCGAACGCGACCTCGCCCGCGCTGGACTCGCCCCCGAGGACTTCCCCGTCTACCGCGACCCGCCCCACCTGCTGTCGGTCGCGAAACTGCGCGACCTGGGATGGTCTTCCACCGACCACGAGACGGCGCTCGACCGCACCGTCGCGGAACATCGCGAGAACGACCGTACCGGACGGGAGTACGGCCCGGACCGAGCCATCGAGCGCGACGTGCTGGACGCCCTCGCCGAGTGA
- a CDS encoding helix-turn-helix domain-containing protein has translation MLADRTTVARFSLPTEAFPPGAVFETWPDARIELDRFVPSSGSTMPYFWVYGVDAASVQSLLAARPEFESVTVADDLDDRALFRAEWSPRSLGLFHSILESNVTIISGVGTADGWTFELRGTGRAAIAGFMERCHEYDVPASLTRIGDISEEPTSPDGVLTEEQQEALLLAFAEGYYEEPRETDLKSLSAAVGISRQAFSSRLRRAYRNFIEATLVESSDTSI, from the coding sequence ATGCTCGCGGACCGAACGACCGTCGCACGGTTCAGCCTTCCAACGGAGGCGTTTCCACCCGGTGCGGTGTTCGAGACGTGGCCCGACGCACGGATCGAGCTCGACCGGTTCGTACCGAGCAGCGGGTCGACGATGCCGTACTTCTGGGTGTACGGGGTTGACGCGGCGTCGGTCCAGTCGCTCCTGGCGGCGCGGCCGGAGTTCGAGTCGGTCACGGTGGCCGACGACCTCGACGACAGGGCGCTGTTCCGGGCCGAGTGGAGCCCGCGGTCGCTCGGACTGTTCCACTCTATCCTGGAATCCAACGTCACGATAATCTCGGGCGTGGGGACGGCCGACGGCTGGACGTTCGAACTCCGTGGGACCGGTCGAGCGGCGATTGCCGGGTTCATGGAGCGCTGCCACGAGTACGACGTCCCCGCCTCGCTGACCCGTATCGGCGACATCTCCGAGGAACCGACCAGTCCCGACGGGGTCCTGACCGAGGAACAGCAGGAAGCGCTCCTGTTGGCGTTCGCCGAGGGGTACTACGAGGAGCCGCGTGAGACCGACCTGAAGTCGCTCTCCGCCGCCGTCGGTATCTCCCGGCAGGCGTTCTCGTCCCGCCTCAGACGGGCCTACAGGAACTTCATCGAGGCCACGCTCGTCGAGAGTAGCGACACGAGTATATAA
- the gltB gene encoding glutamate synthase large subunit, with protein MVERYTGESASEAGLADPTDARSNCGVGVVMDLDGDSDHWVVSDGLELLENLEHRGTTGAEKNTGDGAGIMLQMPHDFFVDEVDADLPARGDYAVGTLFLPQDADAAADLRDLVESELAAEGLEVVAWRDVPTDNSDLGQTALDSEPAVVQCFVTSATGKTGDAFENQLYVGRRVLENTVEAEQPEGHERFYVVSLATDIVVYKGLLLAEQLPEYYPELNDERMQSSFAMVHARFSTNTLGAWHLAHPYRRIIHNGEFNTIQGNINWMRARETDIASDTFEGDIDAVKPIIDDPEQSDTASVDNALELLLQGGRDLPHALRMLIPEAWRGEMNEVTGDRQDFYDYHASLVEPWDGPALVAATDGERIGAVLDRNGLRPCRYDILEDNTLVMSSEAGALDHDASEITERGRLQPGQCFLADPEEGRVIPDAEVFEDISDEKYGEWVAQEQVDIADITDRKDNSPQHSVDRLRSYQAMYGYTYDEVDHLIEPMAEKGKDPVGSMGDDTPLSVLSQFNRPLFTYFKQLFAQVTNPPLDYIREELVTSLESRLGYQRNLLDESQAHARQLVLDSPILTDEELDAIKGIDENGMSTKVVDITYEKGGDLREAVEDARAEADAAAKEHDIIVLSDRAAGDDRVPIPSLLAVGGIHHHLVRNGLRNHVGLVIESADPRAVHHFATLIGYGAGAVNPYLSYQTIEDLVAGPDGADLPDAIDAYITAVEDGLLKTMAKMGISTVESYQGAQIFEAVGLSSDFIAEYFEGTTCRTEGIGIEDIEEDLLQRHEIAWSEEEPDIPRQGEYEFRSNGIHHQWNPNTVGKIQQAVRMGDYDIYKEFAELVNDQNEQLQTLRGLLELDSDRESIPIEDVEPVEDIVQRFETAAMSLGSLSPEMHENNAIAMNRLGGNANTGEGGEPPERFHTEKECTTKQVASGRFGVTSDYLAAADELQIKMAQGSKPGEGGHLPGKKVNEMIAHVRYATPGVGLISPPPLHDIYSIEDLKQLIHDLKASNPEADINVKLVAEDGIGTIAAGVAKANADVVHISGHDGGTGASPKTSIKNAGLPWELGVAEANQMLRATGLRSRIKITTDGGMKTGRDVAVAALFGAEGYTFGTASMVTSGCVMARQCHENTCPVGVATQNENLRSRFPGEPQHVINYMTFVAQELREIMAELGFETVEEMIGRVGVLEQRDDVTQPKAKKLDLSAVIAEPADNDGRYKQQEQDHDVDEQLDWDLLEAAQPAMENKEPVVVDADINSVDRAVGATLSNRISRKFGGQGLPDDTVHIDFDGTAGQSFGAFLASGVTMDLTGTANDYVGKGLSGGKLLLKTPKAAPYDPSENIVIGNVALYGATQGEIYVNGMAGERFAVRNSGVKGVVEGVGDHGCEYMTGGAIVVLGDTGKNFAAGMSGGVAYVYDPDGTFAEKCNTGMVSLEASLEGKDRQMVTRLVENHAAYTDSALAAGMLENWDAELENFTKVMPDAYAEVISDRERDDVRNEPPKAASKVAEATEAEFAASSDD; from the coding sequence ATGGTTGAGCGATATACTGGCGAGTCTGCGAGTGAGGCCGGGCTCGCGGACCCAACTGACGCGCGGTCGAACTGCGGTGTCGGGGTGGTAATGGACCTCGACGGCGACAGCGACCACTGGGTAGTATCGGACGGGCTCGAGCTGCTCGAGAACCTGGAACACAGAGGGACGACCGGTGCAGAGAAGAACACCGGCGACGGGGCCGGAATCATGCTGCAGATGCCCCACGATTTCTTCGTCGACGAAGTCGACGCCGACCTGCCCGCTCGGGGCGACTACGCCGTCGGGACGCTCTTTCTGCCACAGGATGCGGACGCGGCAGCGGACCTCCGGGACCTCGTGGAGTCGGAACTCGCCGCCGAGGGCCTCGAGGTCGTCGCCTGGCGCGACGTCCCGACTGACAACTCGGACCTCGGACAGACAGCGCTCGATTCGGAGCCCGCCGTCGTCCAGTGTTTCGTCACCTCTGCGACCGGCAAGACCGGCGACGCCTTCGAGAACCAGCTCTACGTCGGCCGTCGTGTCCTTGAGAACACAGTCGAAGCCGAGCAGCCTGAGGGCCACGAGCGGTTCTACGTCGTCTCGCTGGCCACCGACATCGTCGTCTACAAGGGTCTGCTGCTGGCCGAGCAGCTCCCGGAGTACTACCCCGAGCTGAACGACGAGCGGATGCAGTCCTCGTTCGCGATGGTCCACGCCCGCTTCTCGACGAACACGCTCGGCGCGTGGCACCTCGCACACCCCTACCGTCGCATCATCCACAACGGCGAGTTCAACACCATCCAAGGGAACATCAACTGGATGCGCGCCCGCGAGACGGACATCGCGAGCGATACCTTCGAGGGTGACATCGACGCGGTCAAACCCATCATCGACGACCCCGAACAGTCAGACACTGCGAGCGTCGACAACGCGCTCGAACTCCTCCTGCAGGGCGGTCGTGACCTCCCGCACGCGCTCCGGATGCTCATCCCCGAGGCGTGGCGCGGTGAGATGAACGAGGTCACGGGCGACCGCCAGGACTTCTACGACTACCACGCCTCGCTCGTCGAACCGTGGGACGGCCCCGCGCTCGTCGCGGCGACGGACGGCGAACGCATCGGCGCCGTGCTGGACCGTAACGGCCTGCGCCCGTGTCGCTACGACATCCTCGAAGACAACACGCTCGTGATGTCCTCCGAGGCCGGCGCGCTGGACCACGACGCCAGCGAGATCACCGAACGCGGCCGCCTCCAGCCCGGTCAGTGTTTCCTGGCCGACCCCGAGGAGGGCCGCGTCATTCCGGACGCCGAAGTGTTCGAGGACATTTCCGACGAGAAGTACGGCGAGTGGGTCGCCCAGGAGCAGGTCGACATCGCCGACATCACGGACCGGAAGGACAACTCCCCACAGCACTCCGTCGACCGCCTGCGCAGCTACCAGGCGATGTACGGCTACACCTACGACGAGGTCGACCACCTCATTGAGCCCATGGCCGAGAAGGGGAAAGACCCCGTCGGGTCGATGGGCGACGACACGCCGCTGTCGGTGCTCTCGCAGTTCAACCGGCCGCTCTTTACCTACTTCAAGCAGCTGTTCGCCCAGGTCACGAACCCGCCGCTGGACTACATCCGTGAGGAACTGGTCACCTCGCTGGAGTCCCGACTGGGCTACCAGCGCAACCTGCTCGACGAGAGTCAGGCCCACGCTCGACAGCTCGTGCTCGACTCGCCCATCCTCACCGACGAGGAACTGGACGCCATCAAGGGCATCGACGAGAACGGCATGTCGACGAAGGTCGTCGACATCACCTACGAGAAGGGCGGTGACCTGCGCGAAGCCGTCGAGGACGCCCGTGCCGAGGCCGACGCGGCCGCCAAAGAACACGACATCATCGTCCTCTCGGACCGCGCTGCCGGCGACGACCGCGTCCCCATCCCGTCGCTGCTCGCGGTCGGTGGCATCCACCACCACCTCGTCCGCAACGGCCTTCGAAACCACGTCGGCCTCGTGATCGAGTCCGCGGACCCGCGTGCAGTCCACCACTTCGCGACGCTCATCGGCTACGGCGCCGGTGCGGTCAACCCCTACCTCTCCTACCAGACCATCGAGGACCTCGTCGCCGGCCCGGACGGCGCGGACCTGCCCGACGCCATCGACGCCTACATCACGGCCGTCGAGGACGGCCTGCTGAAGACGATGGCCAAGATGGGCATCTCGACCGTCGAATCCTACCAGGGCGCACAGATCTTCGAGGCCGTCGGCCTCTCCTCCGATTTCATCGCCGAGTACTTCGAGGGCACGACCTGCCGAACGGAGGGTATCGGTATCGAGGACATCGAGGAGGACCTGCTGCAGCGCCACGAGATCGCCTGGAGCGAGGAGGAACCCGACATCCCCCGCCAGGGCGAGTACGAGTTCCGCTCGAACGGCATCCACCACCAGTGGAACCCCAACACGGTCGGCAAGATACAGCAGGCCGTCCGCATGGGCGACTACGACATCTACAAGGAGTTCGCCGAGCTGGTCAACGACCAGAACGAGCAGCTCCAGACCCTGCGTGGCCTGCTCGAACTCGACTCCGACCGCGAGTCGATTCCGATCGAGGACGTCGAGCCGGTCGAGGATATCGTCCAACGCTTCGAGACGGCGGCGATGTCGCTCGGCTCGCTGTCGCCGGAGATGCACGAGAACAACGCCATCGCGATGAACCGGCTGGGCGGCAACGCCAACACCGGCGAGGGCGGCGAACCGCCCGAGCGGTTCCACACCGAGAAGGAGTGTACGACCAAGCAGGTCGCCTCCGGTCGGTTCGGGGTCACCTCCGATTACCTCGCGGCCGCCGACGAGCTCCAGATCAAGATGGCCCAGGGCTCCAAGCCCGGCGAAGGCGGCCACCTCCCCGGCAAGAAGGTCAACGAGATGATCGCCCACGTCCGCTACGCGACGCCCGGCGTCGGTCTCATCTCCCCGCCACCACTGCACGACATCTACTCCATCGAGGACCTGAAACAGCTCATCCACGACCTCAAGGCCAGTAATCCGGAGGCCGACATCAACGTCAAACTGGTCGCCGAGGACGGCATCGGCACCATCGCGGCCGGCGTCGCGAAGGCCAACGCCGACGTGGTCCACATCTCGGGCCACGACGGCGGTACCGGAGCCTCGCCCAAGACATCCATCAAGAACGCGGGCCTCCCGTGGGAGCTGGGCGTCGCGGAAGCCAACCAGATGCTCCGCGCGACGGGCCTGCGCTCGCGCATCAAGATTACCACCGACGGCGGGATGAAGACCGGCCGCGACGTGGCCGTCGCCGCGCTGTTCGGCGCCGAGGGCTACACCTTCGGGACCGCCTCGATGGTCACCTCCGGCTGTGTGATGGCCCGACAGTGCCACGAGAACACCTGTCCGGTCGGCGTCGCGACCCAGAACGAGAACCTCCGCAGCCGCTTCCCGGGCGAACCGCAGCACGTCATCAACTACATGACGTTCGTCGCCCAGGAACTGCGCGAGATAATGGCCGAACTCGGCTTCGAGACGGTTGAGGAGATGATCGGCCGCGTCGGCGTGCTCGAACAGCGCGACGACGTCACCCAGCCGAAGGCGAAGAAGCTCGACCTCTCGGCGGTCATCGCCGAACCGGCCGACAACGACGGCCGCTACAAGCAACAGGAACAGGACCACGACGTCGACGAACAGCTCGACTGGGACCTGCTCGAGGCCGCACAACCGGCCATGGAGAACAAGGAACCGGTCGTCGTCGACGCCGACATCAACAGCGTCGACCGTGCGGTGGGTGCCACCCTCTCGAACCGCATCAGCCGAAAATTCGGCGGCCAGGGACTGCCCGACGACACCGTCCACATCGACTTCGACGGGACGGCCGGCCAGTCGTTCGGCGCGTTCCTCGCCAGCGGCGTGACGATGGACCTCACCGGCACCGCCAACGACTACGTCGGCAAGGGCCTCTCCGGCGGGAAGCTCCTGTTGAAGACGCCCAAAGCCGCCCCCTACGACCCCAGCGAGAACATCGTCATCGGCAACGTCGCGCTCTACGGCGCGACCCAGGGCGAGATCTACGTCAACGGGATGGCCGGCGAGCGCTTCGCGGTGCGCAACTCCGGCGTCAAGGGCGTCGTCGAGGGCGTCGGCGACCACGGCTGTGAGTACATGACCGGCGGGGCTATCGTCGTCCTCGGGGACACGGGCAAGAACTTCGCGGCCGGGATGTCCGGCGGCGTCGCCTACGTCTACGACCCCGACGGCACCTTCGCCGAGAAGTGCAACACTGGGATGGTCTCACTGGAAGCATCCCTCGAGGGCAAGGACCGGCAGATGGTCACCCGACTCGTCGAGAACCACGCGGCCTACACCGACTCGGCGCTGGCCGCCGGGATGCTCGAGAACTGGGACGCCGAGCTCGAGAACTTCACGAAGGTGATGCCCGACGCCTACGCCGAGGTCATCTCCGACCGCGAGCGCGACGACGTCCGCAACGAACCGCCCAAGGCCGCCTCGAAGGTCGCCGAGGCGACTGAGGCGGAGTTCGCCGCTTCGAGCGACGACTGA
- a CDS encoding HalOD1 output domain-containing protein yields MERFSRDETAATWYELTDGQTRSDGVVRAVSAVTGLLPAVPLDGDAGSDDVMDPLASVIDPDALDNLFERSDDGAVTSITFSYHGLSVTVDASGIIRVSPDEATAESPTRTRVPAPECLRETAGQ; encoded by the coding sequence ATGGAACGATTTTCGAGGGATGAAACGGCAGCAACGTGGTACGAGCTCACTGACGGCCAGACGCGCAGCGACGGTGTCGTCAGGGCAGTCTCTGCCGTCACGGGACTCCTTCCAGCCGTCCCGCTAGACGGCGACGCTGGGAGCGACGACGTCATGGACCCGCTGGCGAGCGTCATCGACCCCGACGCACTCGACAATCTCTTCGAGCGCAGTGACGACGGAGCGGTCACGAGCATCACGTTCAGCTATCACGGCCTGTCCGTGACAGTCGACGCTTCGGGCATAATCCGGGTCTCACCGGACGAGGCGACCGCGGAGTCGCCGACCCGGACCCGGGTTCCCGCGCCCGAGTGCCTGCGAGAGACAGCCGGTCAGTAG
- a CDS encoding DUF7471 family protein — MDWPLHLGVHVGGLHADFAVVLALSAVATVTLCALGVAAYRRRQSRAYLLVVLALAALVARPLVGVLSAAAVVSPETHHLLEHAIDAVVVVLVLGAVYYARSVERRLEGDA, encoded by the coding sequence ATGGATTGGCCGCTTCACCTCGGCGTCCACGTCGGCGGCCTGCACGCGGACTTCGCCGTCGTGCTCGCCCTGTCGGCCGTGGCGACGGTGACGCTGTGCGCCCTGGGCGTGGCTGCCTACCGGCGGCGGCAGTCGCGGGCGTATCTGCTCGTCGTCCTCGCGCTCGCTGCGCTCGTGGCGCGACCGTTGGTCGGGGTTCTGTCGGCGGCCGCCGTCGTCTCGCCCGAGACGCATCACCTGCTCGAACACGCCATCGACGCCGTCGTCGTCGTCCTCGTGCTCGGCGCCGTCTACTACGCTCGCAGCGTCGAGCGGCGCCTGGAGGGGGACGCGTGA
- a CDS encoding winged helix-turn-helix transcriptional regulator, which yields MTRTRARIDRYIEANPGVHFRELTRALDLATGQVQYHLKRLDSVTEQRCNGRTHYYPAGYGPWERRALAYLRRETARDVVVHLLAAETASPAAVADELGIARSTLEHHLDGLVAAGVVAKRRDGNRVRLSLRRPAATAALLRTVEPSLPERLTDRFERLLDHFLEGP from the coding sequence GTGACCCGCACTCGCGCCCGCATCGACCGGTACATCGAGGCGAACCCCGGCGTCCACTTCCGGGAGCTGACTCGGGCGCTCGACCTCGCGACCGGGCAGGTCCAGTACCACCTGAAGCGGCTCGACTCGGTCACCGAACAGCGGTGCAACGGCCGCACCCACTACTATCCGGCGGGATACGGCCCGTGGGAGCGGCGGGCGCTAGCGTATCTCAGACGCGAGACGGCACGGGACGTCGTCGTCCACCTGCTCGCGGCGGAGACGGCGTCGCCGGCCGCGGTGGCCGACGAGCTGGGCATCGCCCGGAGCACGCTCGAACATCACCTCGACGGGCTCGTGGCGGCCGGCGTCGTCGCGAAGCGACGGGACGGCAACCGGGTCCGACTCTCGCTGCGTCGGCCGGCGGCGACGGCGGCGTTGCTCCGGACCGTCGAGCCGTCGCTCCCCGAGCGGCTCACCGACCGCTTCGAGCGCCTGCTCGACCACTTCCTCGAGGGCCCCTGA
- a CDS encoding DUF7405 family protein, translating into MTGRGISRREFAKSAVAIGGVSALAACLDRSSGGTVPAGIDDPANLPDRQHAWDDALATDDAGNPQMPNHHVLLLLDYTGDGAPTEAHRTQVEAALRSLERAYEWSNEGLLFTLAYGPAYFDRFDSGPAGVDLPTPEALAPFEDPEPDTPDALLHLASDDERVVLEAEEALKGTTDTANDHEMDGSFDGVFETAARRTGFIGAGLPAENQDVDGIPDSEPVPEDAPLFMGFKSGFKRNQASEDRVTIEAGPFAGGSTAHLSFIRLQLQQWYEQDSRDQRVSKMFCPAHAAEGKVEGVGENLGTDSGIDECPEDVVESSRREGVVGHAQKLSGAREENSPRILRRDFDSTDGGEAGVHFLSLQQSIADFVETRRAMNGTDVSENSAVGQRVNNGILQYMRVERRGNYLLPPRSLRALPPADPTQ; encoded by the coding sequence ATGACTGGACGCGGGATCTCTCGACGCGAGTTCGCGAAGAGCGCCGTCGCCATCGGCGGTGTGTCGGCGCTCGCCGCCTGTCTCGACCGGAGCAGCGGCGGGACGGTGCCAGCGGGCATCGACGACCCGGCGAACCTCCCCGACCGACAGCACGCCTGGGACGACGCGCTTGCGACCGACGACGCCGGCAACCCCCAGATGCCGAACCACCACGTGTTGCTCCTGCTCGACTACACGGGCGACGGAGCGCCGACCGAGGCCCACCGGACGCAGGTCGAAGCGGCCCTGCGCTCGCTCGAACGCGCCTACGAGTGGAGCAACGAGGGGCTGCTGTTCACCCTGGCGTACGGCCCGGCGTACTTCGACCGCTTCGACAGTGGCCCGGCCGGCGTCGACCTTCCCACCCCCGAAGCGCTGGCTCCGTTCGAGGACCCCGAGCCGGACACACCCGACGCGCTGCTCCACCTCGCGAGCGACGACGAACGCGTCGTCCTCGAGGCCGAGGAGGCGCTGAAGGGGACCACCGACACCGCGAACGACCACGAGATGGACGGGTCGTTCGACGGCGTCTTCGAGACGGCGGCGCGCCGGACGGGCTTCATCGGTGCGGGACTCCCGGCCGAGAACCAGGACGTCGACGGCATCCCGGACTCCGAACCGGTGCCGGAGGACGCTCCGCTGTTCATGGGCTTCAAATCCGGGTTCAAGCGGAACCAGGCCTCGGAGGACCGCGTGACCATCGAAGCGGGTCCCTTCGCGGGCGGGTCGACCGCACACCTCTCGTTCATCCGGTTGCAGCTCCAGCAGTGGTACGAACAGGACTCACGCGACCAGCGCGTCTCGAAGATGTTCTGTCCGGCCCACGCCGCCGAGGGGAAGGTCGAGGGCGTCGGCGAGAACCTCGGCACCGACAGCGGTATCGACGAGTGCCCCGAGGACGTCGTCGAGAGCAGCCGCCGCGAGGGCGTCGTCGGTCACGCACAGAAGCTCTCCGGCGCAAGAGAGGAGAACAGCCCTCGCATCCTCCGTCGGGACTTCGACTCGACCGACGGCGGCGAGGCGGGCGTACACTTCCTCTCGCTCCAGCAGTCCATCGCCGACTTCGTCGAGACGCGCCGGGCGATGAACGGCACCGACGTCTCGGAGAACTCCGCGGTCGGCCAGCGCGTCAACAACGGCATCCTCCAGTACATGCGCGTCGAGCGCCGCGGGAACTACCTGCTGCCGCCCCGGTCGCTGCGGGCGCTGCCACCGGCTGACCCGACGCAGTGA